The following nucleotide sequence is from Bradyrhizobium roseum.
GGCGGCGCCCGCGGCCGCACCGACGTGCCGAAGATCGTCGACTGGTACATGAACGGAAAGATCGAGATCGACCCGATGATCACCCACGTCCTCAAGCTCGAGGAGATCAACCAGGGATTCGACCTCATGCACCAGGGCAAGTCGATCCGTTCGGTCGTCGTGTTCTGATCTGGAGAACTTCACACACAAGGAGGATAGACCTATGACTGTTCATATCCATCCATCGGTCGATGGCGGCGTGAAGAAGGGGACCGGCAGCTTTGCCGGCGGCACGCTGGTCTGCAAATGCTCGGACCGGCCGGTCAAGGTTGCCATCAAGGGCGACGTCGCCCACAACCACGCCTGCGGCTGCACCAAATGCTGGAAGCCCTCCGGCGCCACCTTCTCCGTCGTCGCGGTGGTGCCGCGCGACAATGTCAAGGTGACCGAGAATGGCGACAAGCTGCAGGTCGTCGACGCCTCGGCCACGATCCAGCGCTATGCCTGCAAGGCCTGCGGCACGCACATGTACGGCCGGATCGAGAACACCGGACACCCCTTCTTCGGCCTCGACTTCATCCATCCCGAATTGTTCCAGGAAGGCGGATGGGCGGCTCCCGGCTTCGCCGCGTTCGTCTCGTCCGTGCTGGAGTCAGGCGTCCAGCCGGCCGAGATGGACGGCATCCGGTCGCGGCTGAAAGAACTCGGGCTCGAACCCTATGATTGCCTGTCGCCGCCCTTGATGGACGCGATCTCGAGCCATGTGGCCAAGGCCAGGAAGGCGGCCTGAAGATTTCCCTCTGGACTACCCACTACGGCCGGCGGGGTCATACCCGCCGGCTTTTTTCCTGCTGCTGCAAAGTAACCGGCCGGGCCGGTGGGCCGGATAAGCGGAGCGATATCGGGGGAGTCTCTCGAGCTGATACGTCCAGGGTATTACGATGGCCCGCTGCCGCCATAAATCGGAGGGCGAGAAGGAACTCGCCTTGGCGAGGTCCTTTTCTCGAAATCGGCACGACGTGAACTGTGATGCGCACACACCCGCTATTCAGGCAGTAGGAATCGTGCCGCCGTCGATCACGTGCTCCGACCCGGTAATGGACTTGGCCCGATCCGAGGCAAGGAAAGCTATCAAGTCGGCGACCTCCTCCGGCGCGGCCGGCCGTCCCAGCGGAATGCCGCCGAGCGACTTCATGATCACCTCCACCGCATCGGCATAGTCAATGCCGGCTTCCTCGGCGATGCGCAGGGCCAGGCCATTGGACCCCGGACTGGCAATCCAGCCGGGAGAAACCCGCACGACCCGTACTCCCTTCGGAGAAATCTCCTTGGAGATGCTTTTGCTGTAGGTGTTGAGGGCTGCTTTGGCCGAAGCGTAGCCGGTCGTCGCCTCCGGGAGCGGAAGGCGGTTCTGAATCGAGGTGACGTGGATGACGACACCACTTCCCTGAGCGATCATGCCAGGAATGAGAGCGCGGTCGAGCCTGACGGCCGGAAAGAAGTTGAGATTGAACTCCTTGTCCCATTCCGTGTCGGTGAGCGCAGCAAAGCCGCCTGAAGGGGCCGAAGAGCCGCCCAGCACGTTAACAAGGATATCGAGACCGCCGAACTCCCGATGCACCGCGTCGACAACGGCTTGCACTCCCGCCTCTGTGGTAAGATCGGCTTCGACGAATGCCGCATCAGAAAAGTCGGCCGGCTTGGTGCGCGCCGTTGTCAGCACACGCGCTCCTAACTCCCGGAAGAGCGCCACGGTTGCGGCGCCGGCACCCAATGTGCCGCCGGTGATCAGGGCTCGACGTCCCTGCAGCGTGAGGAACGCGGTCATACGGTGATCTCCAATTCGGCGATCTTGTCGTCCGCGAGGACAAAGAAGAACCGAAGATCGATCGGGCTTCCCGGGAAATCGCCGACCGCGTGGCCCGTCACTTGGGTCTTCCCGTTTTCGGTCGCGATGAAGAAGGGCTCCACCGTGTAGCTGTATTGCTGGGCGGGGTCAGCCATCCACTTGCGGATGGCTTCCCGGCCCGTGTGGGTTTCGCCCTTATCCTTCACGATGCCGTCTTCGGTGAAAGAAGCAGCAACAGCATCGGGGCCGCCATCCCGGTCGGCGTCAAAATAGGCTTGGATACTGCTCGGTAATTTCAAGGTCATTTTCGTCTCCAGTTATGAAGCCAGCCTTCGCCGACTTTGGGCCTCAACCCCTCAAAGGCTGACAGGGACGATCTAGACGAGAGCAATTGACACGATAACTGGGACAAAGCAGGATGAAGAATTGCGAAAAACAGGATAATTGATGACGCGATCTCTTCTCGCCGACCTGGATGCTGTCCTTAGTATTGCCAGCCTGGGCTCTTTTCGGGCTGCCGCCCTGGAGCTAGGCATGTCCACGACGGCACTGAGCAATGCCATCGCAAAGCTCGAGCAGCGCCTGGGTATTCGTCTGTTCAACCGCACAACGCGAAGCGTATCGCTGACCGATGCGGGAAAGACCTTTGTCGAGCGGGTTGGGCCGGCAATGACCGACATCCACGATGCCATGCTCGCAGCTCAATCGCTTCAGGAGACTCCGACCGGCACATTGCGCATCAATGCATTTGCGTCTGCGGCCCGAGAGGTGATGGCTCCGATTATCCTCTCGTTCCTGCGCCGCTATCCTCAGGTGCATGTCGATCTGGTAACGGAGGGACGGCTCGTCGACATCGTTGCGGCCGGCTTTGACATTGGCCTGAGGCCGGCCGATCTCGTGCCGAGCGATATGATCGCCCTGTCACTCGGCCTGCATCGCAGCAATGCCGTTGTGGCGTCGCCGGAGTTCCTGCGCATTCATGGTAAGCCAATCGTTCCAGCCGACCTCTACCGGTTTCGCTGTATCCGCGCCCGCCTGCCCAATCACGCATTGTTGCGTTGGCGTTTCGAAAAGGCCGGAAGCGCGGTGCAGATCGATGTGCAGGGCCCGATCACCCTCGATGAGCCGAGCCTTGTCAGAATTGCCGCGCAAAACGGGATTGGACTTGGCTATATCATGGAGGCGGATGTGCGCGCCGACCTTGTCGCCGGTCGACTGGTGCGCGTTCTCGAGGATTGGACGCCACCTCTGGCCCCGCTGGCGCTGTACTATCCCGGCAGAAAAAATCCGCCGGCTGCCTTCAAAGCATTTATCCAGGTCGCTCGCGAGTTCGCTGGCAGCACTACATAGCCATGTGCTGATTCAGCAGGCCTGATCAGGGATTGCGCCGGAGAAAGAGATGGCGTAGGCGCCGTTGCGAACATCGATCATCGCATCGTCGGACTGCTCGGTCCCGTCGGTAAGTTGACCGGCAGAAGCAGAAGCTTCTTCTGCGCCTCATCACTGGTCGTTACGGCCTTGTCGATCGTCAGCACGCCAAGCTGGATCACCTTGCGATCATTCAGCGCCGCCGAATAGCGCCGCCTTTCTCAAACCGGCGGATTCTCAAGAGGCGTTGAATTTCCCCTCGGCCACGACGCCCTTGGCGTGATTGGCGCGGAATCCGGCGTGGACACCGAACACCTTGTTCGTCTGATTGACGATCTGCTGCTCAACCGGTGCGTCCTGCGCGCGGGTGATGGCGGGGAAGGTTCGGTTTAAACCGCGACCGGCGGCAACCGGCTTGCTGTTCATCATCAGCGGCTCCTCCTGTCGTGGGCATCGCAGCAGAGCAGCATGAGTTGATGAATGTGACTTTCGTGACGATGACGACGGACGCGCGCAACTGCCCCGCTGATGCCTGTCCCTCGACTGGTTGGCCCAGTCTGCTCATCCTCCGGAAGCGGACGGTTGCGACCGGGACCGGACCCACCCCGGCGTCTAGGCTACCAAGTCACCCCGTCTGGAAAAACTCGGGAGCAGTTGACCGATCACGCGGTTCTATGCACGAGGTAGCCCATAAAAGCAGACGAACCCGTGAGGATCCGCCCGATGCAGACAGAAGCCGCCTTTATCCTGCCCGACGATTTCGCCAACGCCGCGCTGATGGGGAGGGTCTGGCGTCCCGATCTCGCCGGCCCCGCGGTGGTCGCCATCCGCGAGAAGGGCGTCTTTGACATCACCGACGAGTTTCCAACCGCGAGCCAGTTGGCCGCCTCGGATCCGGCCGAGGCCTTGCGCGCCACCAAAGGCGTGCGGATCGGCGCGCTGCAGGATATCCTGAACAACACGCCGCCCGACACCCGCGACCCGACAAAACCGTGGCTACTGGCGCCGATCGACCTGCAGGTGATCAAGGCCGCCGGCGTCACCTTCGCCATCTCGATGCTGGAACGGGTGATCGAGGAGCGGGCGCGCGGCAATCCGGATTCGGCGCAGGCCATCCGCGCCGAGGTGACGCGGATCGTCGGCACGGATCTATCGCAATTGAAGCCGGGCTCGGCCGAAGCGCAGCACATCAAGGACGTGCTGGTCTCGCAAAACGCCTGGAGCCAGTATCTCGAAGTCGGCATCGGGCCGGACGCGGAGGTGTTCACCAAGGCGCCCGTGCTGTCGGCGGTCGGCACCTGCGTGGATGCGGGCCTGCACCCAAAGTCGACCTGGAATAATCCGGAGCCGGAGGTGGTGCTGGTGGTGGCGCGGGACGGAAAAATCGTCGGCGCGACGCTCGGCAACGACGTCAACCTGCGCGACTTCGAGGGCCGTTCGGCGCTGCTGCTGTCGAAAGCCAAGGACAACAACGCCTCCTGCGCCATCGGCCCGTTCGTGCGGTTCTTCGACAGGAATTTTACGCTGGACGACGTCCGGAAGATGGAGATCTCGCTGGAGGTGAAGGGGCCGGAAGGGTTTGTCCTGCACGGCGCGTCGTCGCTGAGCCAGATCAGCCGCGATCCGGCCGATCTCGTCGGCCAGACCATCAACGAGAACCATCAATACCCCGATGGCTTCGTGCTGTTCCTCGGCACCATGTTCGCGCCGATCCAGGACCGCGCCGCGAAGGGGCAGGGGTTCACCCATGTCGAGGGCGACCTGGTGACGGTGGCCACCCCCAAACTCGGCCGGCTGACCAACCGGATGCGCCACAGCGGCGATTGCGAGCCCTGGAATTTCGGCATCACCGAGCTGTTCGAGGCTTTGATGCGCCGCAAGGGCGCTAGCTGAAATGGCGAAAATCAGGGTCGGTCTGGCCGGCTGCGGCTTTGTATCCGAGCTGCACATGCATGCCTACCGCCGTGTGTACGGCGTCGATGTCGAGGTCAAGGCCGTCGCGGCGCGGGGCGAGCAGGTCGTCGAGTTCGCCCGCCGCCACCAGATACCTGTCGCCTATCGCAGCTTTCGCGAGCTGATCGC
It contains:
- a CDS encoding SDR family oxidoreductase — its product is MTAFLTLQGRRALITGGTLGAGAATVALFRELGARVLTTARTKPADFSDAAFVEADLTTEAGVQAVVDAVHREFGGLDILVNVLGGSSAPSGGFAALTDTEWDKEFNLNFFPAVRLDRALIPGMIAQGSGVVIHVTSIQNRLPLPEATTGYASAKAALNTYSKSISKEISPKGVRVVRVSPGWIASPGSNGLALRIAEEAGIDYADAVEVIMKSLGGIPLGRPAAPEEVADLIAFLASDRAKSITGSEHVIDGGTIPTA
- a CDS encoding fumarylacetoacetate hydrolase family protein, which translates into the protein MQTEAAFILPDDFANAALMGRVWRPDLAGPAVVAIREKGVFDITDEFPTASQLAASDPAEALRATKGVRIGALQDILNNTPPDTRDPTKPWLLAPIDLQVIKAAGVTFAISMLERVIEERARGNPDSAQAIRAEVTRIVGTDLSQLKPGSAEAQHIKDVLVSQNAWSQYLEVGIGPDAEVFTKAPVLSAVGTCVDAGLHPKSTWNNPEPEVVLVVARDGKIVGATLGNDVNLRDFEGRSALLLSKAKDNNASCAIGPFVRFFDRNFTLDDVRKMEISLEVKGPEGFVLHGASSLSQISRDPADLVGQTINENHQYPDGFVLFLGTMFAPIQDRAAKGQGFTHVEGDLVTVATPKLGRLTNRMRHSGDCEPWNFGITELFEALMRRKGAS
- a CDS encoding LysR family transcriptional regulator, producing MTRSLLADLDAVLSIASLGSFRAAALELGMSTTALSNAIAKLEQRLGIRLFNRTTRSVSLTDAGKTFVERVGPAMTDIHDAMLAAQSLQETPTGTLRINAFASAAREVMAPIILSFLRRYPQVHVDLVTEGRLVDIVAAGFDIGLRPADLVPSDMIALSLGLHRSNAVVASPEFLRIHGKPIVPADLYRFRCIRARLPNHALLRWRFEKAGSAVQIDVQGPITLDEPSLVRIAAQNGIGLGYIMEADVRADLVAGRLVRVLEDWTPPLAPLALYYPGRKNPPAAFKAFIQVAREFAGSTT
- the gfa gene encoding S-(hydroxymethyl)glutathione synthase codes for the protein MTVHIHPSVDGGVKKGTGSFAGGTLVCKCSDRPVKVAIKGDVAHNHACGCTKCWKPSGATFSVVAVVPRDNVKVTENGDKLQVVDASATIQRYACKACGTHMYGRIENTGHPFFGLDFIHPELFQEGGWAAPGFAAFVSSVLESGVQPAEMDGIRSRLKELGLEPYDCLSPPLMDAISSHVAKARKAA
- a CDS encoding nuclear transport factor 2 family protein — translated: MTLKLPSSIQAYFDADRDGGPDAVAASFTEDGIVKDKGETHTGREAIRKWMADPAQQYSYTVEPFFIATENGKTQVTGHAVGDFPGSPIDLRFFFVLADDKIAELEITV